The Funiculus sociatus GB2-C1 genome window below encodes:
- a CDS encoding DUF6816 family protein, with amino-acid sequence MLLLWGGEAQAGVLAERLAHSHWEGKPPVAAAEGDLVYPDWMVGTWKVTSTLVDLVAPLAPEILTPGFESNRRYLNQPVSFYVRFKPIIHTSEGLSRFFLNPKNSFKIPQVVADRAFNGLNIGRAYLGDRAILSVKVDPHSPNRQITSLRGNRQLVSIVTGCGTERPAPDKFIATELQEQIFRGIPSPYFNTVETTTAYHRLESSIEADQVTAVYLSPQDADYFKALERPVALYRYRLELEKSP; translated from the coding sequence GAGGCACAGGCGGGAGTCTTAGCTGAACGTTTGGCACATTCCCACTGGGAAGGTAAGCCACCTGTCGCTGCTGCTGAGGGCGATTTAGTTTATCCTGACTGGATGGTAGGCACCTGGAAGGTCACGAGTACGTTAGTAGATTTAGTGGCACCCTTAGCACCAGAGATTCTAACACCAGGTTTTGAAAGTAATCGTCGCTATCTTAACCAACCTGTAAGTTTCTATGTGCGATTTAAACCAATTATTCACACCAGTGAAGGATTGTCAAGATTTTTTTTAAATCCCAAAAATAGCTTTAAAATTCCTCAAGTGGTTGCAGACCGGGCATTCAATGGGTTGAATATTGGTAGGGCATATTTGGGCGATCGCGCTATTCTATCAGTCAAAGTTGATCCCCATTCTCCCAATCGTCAGATTACCTCGTTGAGAGGCAATCGCCAGCTTGTCTCAATTGTCACTGGTTGCGGCACCGAGAGACCAGCGCCCGATAAATTCATTGCCACAGAACTTCAAGAGCAAATCTTTCGCGGCATACCCAGCCCTTATTTCAACACGGTTGAAACGACAACAGCTTATCATCGGCTTGAGTCATCTATTGAAGCCGATCAGGTGACAGCTGTTTATCTTTCACCTCAAGACGCTGATTATTTTAAAGCTCTTGAGCGACCAGTAGCACTTTACCGCTATCGGCTGGAATTAGAAAAGTCTCCCTGA
- a CDS encoding SRPBCC domain-containing protein produces MVKSLPLHHSLIIQNLLAPSLKELQICNCTRLHHLISCYDMASFYAEIEINAPKAKVWQVLFQKQQWHKWNTFLFDLDPNAPFKQGQEVFLSLRRYPGEEETEFQPTVTLVQSGTCLAWVSSIPGFQNEYIFELQEIGVGRTKYVHRDNFSGLLTKVFLPFIREDEQQGIKRMARELKRYVEQM; encoded by the coding sequence ATGGTTAAGAGTCTTCCTCTTCACCATTCCCTAATCATCCAAAATTTACTCGCTCCTAGCCTAAAGGAGCTACAAATTTGCAATTGTACCCGCTTACACCACCTGATCAGCTGCTACGACATGGCGAGTTTCTATGCCGAAATTGAAATCAATGCTCCAAAAGCTAAAGTTTGGCAAGTTTTATTCCAAAAACAGCAGTGGCATAAATGGAACACCTTCTTATTTGACTTAGACCCTAATGCGCCATTTAAGCAGGGGCAAGAAGTTTTCCTCTCTTTGCGGCGGTATCCAGGTGAGGAGGAGACAGAGTTTCAGCCTACGGTTACTTTAGTACAGTCTGGGACGTGCTTGGCTTGGGTTTCTTCTATTCCCGGTTTTCAGAATGAGTATATTTTCGAGTTGCAAGAGATTGGTGTTGGGCGGACTAAATACGTTCACCGGGACAATTTCTCAGGGCTGCTGACGAAGGTGTTTTTGCCCTTCATTCGGGAAGATGAACAGCAGGGGATCAAGCGGATGGCGCGGGAGTTGAAGCGGTATGTAGAGCAGATGTGA
- a CDS encoding NAD-dependent malic enzyme: MVELTPNSSFSLTIRLQIPNRAGMLASVTGAIASVGGNLDQISLVERTRQTVTREITVDAASTEHAEKIVQAIKQLSDIKLIDVYDRTFNLHRSGKITIESKIPLKSQGDLAMAYTPGVGRICMAIARDPEQVHTLTIKQNTVAIVTDGSAVLGLGNLGAAASLPVMEGKAMLFKEFAGIDAFPICLNTQDTDQIVETVKNIAPVFGGINLEDIAAPRCFEIEARLRQELDIPVFHDDQHGTAIVSLAALINALKLVKKSFEDVRIVINGAGAAGVAIARLLQKAGAKSIWMCDSKGIISTNRPDLTPEKREFAIESSGNLADAMKQADIFLGVSAPGVVSPEMVRSMAKDPIVMAMANPIPEIQPELIADDVAVMATGRSDYPNQINNVLAFPGVFRGALDCRASTITTTMYLEAANAIASLVKPSDLDREHIIPSVFDKRVASAVAGAVQAAARSEGIARR; encoded by the coding sequence ATGGTAGAACTAACACCCAACTCTAGTTTCAGTTTAACGATTCGCCTCCAGATTCCCAACCGCGCTGGGATGTTAGCAAGTGTAACCGGAGCGATCGCGTCTGTCGGCGGTAACTTAGACCAGATTAGTTTGGTTGAACGCACCCGTCAGACGGTGACTCGCGAAATCACTGTCGATGCTGCCAGTACAGAACACGCTGAAAAGATTGTACAAGCGATTAAGCAGCTGTCAGATATCAAATTGATCGATGTCTACGATCGCACCTTCAATTTACATCGCAGCGGCAAAATTACAATCGAAAGCAAAATTCCCCTCAAAAGTCAAGGGGATTTAGCGATGGCTTATACTCCCGGTGTGGGACGTATTTGTATGGCGATCGCGCGAGACCCGGAACAAGTCCACACCTTAACTATTAAGCAAAACACCGTTGCCATTGTCACCGATGGTAGTGCTGTCCTGGGATTGGGTAACTTGGGTGCCGCCGCCTCCTTACCAGTGATGGAAGGCAAAGCGATGCTGTTTAAAGAATTTGCCGGAATTGATGCCTTTCCTATCTGCCTGAATACCCAAGATACAGATCAAATTGTGGAAACTGTCAAGAACATCGCCCCAGTTTTTGGCGGGATCAACTTAGAAGATATTGCCGCGCCGCGATGTTTCGAGATTGAAGCGCGGCTGCGGCAAGAATTAGATATTCCTGTGTTTCACGACGATCAACACGGGACAGCAATTGTCAGTCTGGCGGCTTTGATCAACGCCCTGAAATTGGTAAAAAAATCCTTTGAGGATGTGCGTATTGTAATTAATGGTGCGGGTGCTGCTGGGGTAGCGATCGCACGTCTTTTACAAAAAGCTGGTGCCAAGTCAATCTGGATGTGCGACTCCAAAGGCATTATCTCCACCAACCGCCCTGACTTGACACCAGAAAAGCGAGAATTTGCCATAGAATCTAGCGGTAACTTGGCAGATGCCATGAAACAAGCAGATATCTTCTTAGGTGTCAGCGCTCCCGGTGTTGTGTCGCCGGAAATGGTACGCTCAATGGCAAAAGATCCGATTGTCATGGCGATGGCTAATCCCATCCCGGAAATTCAGCCGGAATTAATCGCCGACGATGTGGCTGTCATGGCAACGGGACGCAGCGACTACCCGAATCAAATCAACAACGTTTTAGCCTTTCCAGGTGTCTTCCGGGGTGCTTTAGATTGTCGCGCCTCTACGATTACCACCACTATGTATTTAGAAGCCGCCAATGCGATCGCTTCCCTAGTCAAACCCTCCGACCTAGACCGGGAACACATCATCCCTTCCGTGTTTGACAAGCGGGTAGCCAGTGCCGTTGCTGGTGCTGTGCAAGCCGCCGCCCGATCTGAAGGGATCGCCCGCCGATAA